In the Ornithodoros turicata isolate Travis chromosome 5, ASM3712646v1, whole genome shotgun sequence genome, TAGATTTCGTCCGGCATGCAATAACCGTTGCCAACTCACGACACTCCGCAGTGACCGTATGGCCGCAGGGTAAGGACTTCTTTACGGCTTCCCTGCACGGGTCATCGCCACACGGCTCACCACAACGCTCTGCACACCTATGTCCGCATTGTAGCAGTCTCTCGCAGCGGGCTCGACAGAGTTCTGGATTGGCAGCGATACAGCCAGATATCTTGCACGGAACTTCGATGAGATGTCCGCATGGACCTACCTCAGCACTTGATCCGACGCACGCTCCACCGCAGAGCTCGCCGCATGTTTTGCCACACGGATGACCGCATGTATTCAGGAGTCGCCCGCATTTTTTCGTGCAAATCGCCTTATCTGCCATATAGCACGGGACGTCGGAAGTATGGTGGCAAACAGGAAACTCCACCTTAATGTGCTCCGTGCAACGCGTACACTGGCCGTGGCAGCGTTCGTCGCAACAGTGACCCCTTGAACATGTCTTTCCGCAACGCTCTCTGCAGGTGAACAGCGTGTGGTCCTCAGTATCCATGTGGCAGTTTTTTGGACAAGAATGTCCGCAAGGAAGGGAGGCTGGGCACGGAAGGTTACAGAGACCCTTACGACCGCTAGGAAAGTCCTCTGGTGTTCTTACTACTGCCGTGCTGTTGGAGTGTCTCCTGCACCGTAACTTCAGTTCGCATCCGAGAAGGCCACGATATTTGAGGTCGTGAACGATGTCTCTCCATAAGTTGGACGCCTCGCTCAGTAAGGTCATATTGCCTACGCAGTAAAATCCCATACGAGCCCTGGATAGGAGGACACAAATTCGGTTCGCCACTCGAACGAAACCGGTTTCCCCGGTTTCGTTGGAGCGAACCAGGGACAAGAGGATGATGTCGTTCTCTTCTTAGAAATTATCCACTACTGTGATGGCCACCGCGGTCAGCTCGTGATATGTACTAGCTGTGCGCTCTAGAAGCTTCTTCTGACCCATGTACGGCGTGAGCAAAGTGATTTGAGAAGGTTGGTAACCCTGAGCAAGCAGCTATCTGCAGAGGTTGACAAGAAAATTCGCCTCGAAAACGTTGCTATAGCTTCTGCCAGAATTTCTCCGCTCTGGGGAGGAGTGATTGAAGAAGAACATGTTCGTGGTCATACCCTCAATGTCCTCGTATTGTTCCACGCACGGGTGGTGCTCCAGAGCAGGGTAGAATCGTGGCGTGAGAAGGCGGGCGAAGTCCGGCCCCATGCGATGTTGAACGCGGAGCTGTTTGACACCCACGCCGTTGATAAGCATTCTTTCGAAAAGAGACACTTCCATCTTGTATCTGTTAAGTAAACCATCTTGCTTTCAAATGTAAGTAGTACAAAGCACACGACGACAGCAATATTACGATTAAAGAACGGCAGTCGATGGACGGGTACCGGGACTGGGAACCACGCTATGCGGCTGAACGTTACACATGATGCGCTTACACGATCTTAGATCCCCAACATACCAAGCTTCGCGGAAGGACAAGCTTCCACACTCTACACATCCCCTTTTATTCCCTGGCACATCCACACCAGTTTGTTTACTGAGTATCGTGGTGGTGAAACACAGGGACGGACATAACACTCTTGGCGTACAGCGGCGAGTTACAAGGTTTCGTGCTGGGTTACGCACACTTCCAACAGTTTACAACCCAAACACGTAAGATAACCCCCATGGGTGCGATTTCCTTTGCGATTTCCTGAATAGTGTTATCGTGCCCCATAGCCCACTTCAATGAGCGTTGCACCAAAGCCTATTGCTTGTCAATGGGCCTGGAGTGTAACACTCGTTGAGTGTTGCATTCAAAAAGTTTCATGCAAGCGGGCCCTCTACCTGATTGACAGTTCGTGTACATTCGTAGGCGGACGCAACTGCTGGTGGTCCCCGATGAGGATCACATGCTGAGTTTGCGGAGCCAAGCTTGTCACCACGTGAGCTTCGAGTACTTCGGCTGCCTCTTCCACGATGACGATGCACGGTTGCACCTCGCGGAGGAGAGCCTGGTACTTAGCCGCGCACGTTGTTGTCATTCCAATGACCTGAAACAAGACTTCTGGTCATCTGCAGACACACAGCAGGAGTAatgtttgcactttagtgcccttcTTGGAACCCATTAGGTACCCACCTTGGACGCCCTAAGGACCGGTAGGTCAGCCATTAGTCTGGAGTGCGCCATGCGCTCTTGCATATCTTCCATTGTTGTCATCGCAGAAGTTTGAAAGGTGTCAATCACAGAAGTCAGGTTGTCGACCCAGTATCGATACAGTTTCCAGCGCTCTCGAAATCGTAGTGTCCAGACGTCCTCGACGTGATCGTCTCCTGTGGCTCGATCGCCCTCCTTGATGATGTTGCGCAGATGTGCTTCCCAAGAGCTTGTGTCCAGGTCCCGCCTGTTGGATCCCTTTTTAGCTTTGTGCACCTGTGTAAGTGACGTCCCTATCACCGCACTGCATAATGCGAATTGCCTATGCCTAATAGTTCAATATGTCACAAAACCAGCCACCAATAATTTAAGCGTCAGCTTTGAAGTCCACGCAGGAGTCTTTTGGCGTTGTGAGAAACGTGTTTAAATGTGGCCTTATACTTTACGCCGGTCATCGCTGGCGGTAATCTTTTTTAAAAACCCTGTCATGAGGTGTCACGTGAACAGGGGTGCGCGCGGGTACGGTTATTCCCGTGGATCCGCGCGGATATCCGGTCTACGCCGTGCTGCGGAAAAAATATAACGTCTTGAAATACACGAGGGTAAGGCGCGGATAAACTCGCGCACCACTGCGGCAGGCGCGGATATCTGCATTTTATCCTCAAATAAGCATTTGTGTTGTTGACGTCCGCCAGGTGGAGCCACAATTGACGCGAAGAGTCCAAAATGATGTCCAAGGGTATATCCTTTGCACAATTGTGGATGACACAATATTCCTGGGTGGTTTACATCATAACATTTTCGTCATGCGGATTTTCCACTCAAATTCGGTGACTGCGGATATGCGGATACATCTATTTCATCCGACGCGGATGCGGTCGCGGATTTTACGTGCGCGGGTGCAGTGCAGATGCGGATACTATCAATGTCATCCGCGCTCACGTCTGCCTAGGAGGCAGAAGACAGAGAACTCTGTGCAGAAGACAGATACATCAGGTATACTCTGAGAATGTAGTATACCAATCCAGCCTCCCTTACCTTTGACGTGTCCTTTTTGCTGCTTTGATTCAGGAAGAGTGCTTTTGTTTGATCCAGGCGTAACCACACCCTGAACACTTGACAGAGGGAATGCTCGTCGAACACCGCTTGCAAGAAGGACTGGCAGCACGCCTTGCTCATGACATGCATAAGCAGTTTTACAACGTCCTCTTCCTTAGGTACGGAAAAGACTGTCTGTGCCAATGTTGAAAGCGTCTGAAAAAAGGTCAATGCATAAGCTACAGTGAGAGCTGAGACGCAGCAACGTCAAAAGTACAAAGCTTGGCTAGGGCTTTGTCCTTTGCTTCTCCGTAGAAGGTATAAGAGCATGCACGTTAGAGAGGCGGGAGCACAAACGAAGACCAGTAGAAATCTGCCTCAGCTCCTTGAGGAACGCATCACTTCCCGTGCATTCTCACAAGCGACATTCCTCAGAATACTCCCCTGGAAGATGCGATACAGTCACATGATCGAGCGCGTGCGCTCAACGTGCGCGTGCACTGCTGACCGTTGGGAACATACTCAACAAAACGTAACTTAATTCTGCCCCGTGAGcaccttttcgctttttcttccgctagaacATTCCGTGGGGATATCGTCCGTGTAAATAAATGTTTAGGCCCCGTTAGCACCATCCCGTGCACTACACAAGCGAAAACAAAAGGCAAACCTTCACTCGTTCAAGGTGCTTCTGTAGAGCTTCAGAGGACTGCCGACCAGCTTGTGTCCGTTTACACTTCTTATTGACATGATACCTTTTCAAGGCGTTGTTTTTACATCCACCGCCCATCCTGGTAACAAGTTTCGTGAACTGAAGCACGGCTTCCAGAAACTGATCCAGGGCGCGATTGGTACAGCAGACCACCAAGATGGGACCT is a window encoding:
- the LOC135394804 gene encoding NFX1-type zinc finger-containing protein 1-like isoform X1; amino-acid sequence: MLGRGVVEVTFWNCSCAVTGQDVVLESIAYFEGYRHVFQALQNTHALPLEKYIVGAESVVFHPSYVNNSTTFDITCLLEAPGGTRRKVTLLDRDSWPKAEELQLDSSQLEALQYALTHEQGVIQGPPGTGKTYMGLKIVQTLLENDAVWGDGQGPILVVCCTNRALDQFLEAVLQFTKLVTRMGGGCKNNALKRYHVNKKCKRTQAGRQSSEALQKHLERVKTLSTLAQTVFSVPKEEDVVKLLMHVMSKACCQSFLQAVFDEHSLCQVFRVWLRLDQTKALFLNQSSKKDTSKVHKAKKGSNRRDLDTSSWEAHLRNIIKEGDRATGDDHVEDVWTLRFRERWKLYRYWVDNLTSVIDTFQTSAMTTMEDMQERMAHSRLMADLPVLRASKVIGMTTTCAAKYQALLREVQPCIVIVEEAAEVLEAHVVTSLAPQTQHVILIGDHQQLRPPTNVHELSIRYKMEVSLFERMLINGVGVKQLRVQHRMGPDFARLLTPRFYPALEHHPCVEQYEDIEGMTTNMFFFNHSSPERRNSGRSYSNVFEANFLVNLCR
- the LOC135394804 gene encoding NFX1-type zinc finger-containing protein 1-like isoform X2; the encoded protein is MLGRGVVEVTFWNCSCAVTGQDVVLESIAYFEGYRHVFQALQNTHALPLEKYIVGAESVVFHPSYVNNSTTFDITCLLEAPGGTRRKVTLLDRDSWPKAEELQLDSSQLEALQYALTHEQGVIQGPPGTGKTYMGLKIVQTLLENDAVWGDGQGPILVVCCTNRALDQFLEAVLQFTKLVTRMGGGCKNNALKRYHVNKKCKRTQAGRQSSEALQKHLERVKTLSTLAQTVFSVPKEEDVVKLLMHVMSKACCQSFLQAVFDEHSLCQVFRVWLRLDQTKALFLNQSSKKDTSKVHKAKKGSNRRDLDTSSWEAHLRNIIKEGDRATGDDHVEDVWTLRFRERWKLYRYWVDNLTSVIDTFQTSAMTTMEDMQERMAHSRLMADLPVLRASKVIGMTTTCAAKYQALLREVQPCIVIVEEAAEVLEAHVVTSLAPQTQHVILIGDHQQLRPPTNVHELSIRYKMEVSLFERMLINGVGVKQLRVQHRMGPDFARLLTPRFYPALEHHPCVEQYEDIEGSVNVSRSTSPG
- the LOC135394804 gene encoding NFX1-type zinc finger-containing protein 1-like isoform X3, whose translation is MLGRGVVEVTFWNCSCAVTGQDVVLESIAYFEGYRHVFQALQNTHALPLEKYIVGAESVVFHPSYVNNSTTFDITCLLEAPGGTRRKVTLLDRDSWPKAEELQLDSSQLEALQYALTHEQGVIQGPPGTGKTYMGLKIVQTLLENDAVWGDGQGPILVVCCTNRALDQFLEAVLQFTKLVTRMGGGCKNNALKRYHVNKKCKRTQAGRQSSEALQKHLERVKTLSTLAQTVFSVPKEEDVVKLLMHVMSKACCQSFLQAVFDEHSLCQVFRVWLRLDQTKALFLNQSSKKDTSKVHKAKKGSNRRDLDTSSWEAHLRNIIKEGDRATGDDHVEDVWTLRFRERWKLYRYWVDNLTSVIDTFQTSAMTTMEDMQERMAHSRLMADLPVLRASKVIGMTTTCAAKYQALLREVQPCIVIVEEAAEVLEAHVVTSLAPQTQHVILIGDHQQLRPPTNVHELSIRFGQRVKKYIARMNKQKRKALHDIGSEHYVYEAVAGQGSLDAYLRGLIAKKQPCDK